A genomic region of Mus musculus strain C57BL/6J chromosome 7, GRCm38.p6 C57BL/6J contains the following coding sequences:
- the Sez6l2 gene encoding seizure 6-like protein 2 isoform X2 encodes MGTPKAQHPPPSQLLLLILLSCAWIEGLPLKEDEMMPEPGSETPTVASEDLAELLHGALLRKGPEIGFLPGSDPDPTLATPPAGQTLAAPSLPRATEPGTGPLTTAVTPKGVRGAGPTAPELLTPPPGTTAPPPPGPASPVPPLRPEGGEEETTTTIITTTTVTTTVTSPVLCNNNISEGEGFVESPDLGSTASRSVELLDCTYSIHVYPGYGIEIQVQTLNLSQEEELLVLAGGGSPGLAPRLLANSSMLGEGQVLRSPTNRLLLHFQSPRVPRGNGFRIHYQAYLLSCGFPPRPAHGDVSVTDLHPGGTATFHCDSGYQLQGEETLICLNGTRPAWTGEPPSCTASCGGTIHNATLGRIVSPEPGGAAGPNLTCRWVIEAAEGRRLHLHFERVSLDEDNDRLMVRSGGSPLSPVIYDSDMDDVPERGLISDAQSLYVELLSETPANPLLLSLRFEAFEEDRCFPPFLAHGNVTTTDPEFHPGALATFSCLPGYALEPPGPPNAIECVDPTEPHWNDTEPACKAMCGGELSEPAGVVLSPDWPQSYSPGQDCVWGLHVQEEKRILLQVEILNVREGDMLTLFDGDGPSARVLAQLRGPQPRRRLLSSGPDLTLQFQAPPGPPNPGLGQGFVLHFKEVPRNDTCPELPPPEWGWRTASHGDLIRGTVLTYQCEPGYELLGSDILTCQWDLSWSAAPPACQKIMTCADPGEITNGHRTASDAGFPVGSHVQYRCLPGYSLEGAAVLTCYSRDTGTPKWSDRVPKCALKYEPCLNPGVPENGYQTLYKHHYQAGESLRFFCYEGFELIGEVTITCVPGHPSQWTSQPPLCKVTQTTDPSRQLEGGNLALAILLPLGLVIVLGIGVYIYYTKLQGKSLFGFSGSHSYSPITVESDFSNPLYEAGVSLSPPLGMSHLSVYP; translated from the exons ATGGGGACTCCCAAGGCCCAGCACCCGCCGCCTTCCCAGCTGCTGCTCCTAATTCTGCTGAGCTGTGCCTGGATTGAGG GTCTGCCCCTGAAGGAGGATGAGATGATGCCAGAGCCTGGAAGTGAGACTCCCACAGTGGCCTCTGAGGACCTGGCTGAGCTGCTCCATGGGGCTTTGCTGCGGAAGGGCCCAGAGATCGGCTTCTTGCCGG GATCTGACCCAGACCCCACACTAGCCACCCCTCCAGCCGGCCAGACTCTTGCAGCACCTTCCCTGCCACGTGCCACTGAGCCAGGGACAGGGCCTCTGACGACAGCTGTCACCCCCAAGGGAGTCAGGGGGGCAGGCCCCACCGCGCCAGAGCTGCTGACCCCACCCCCTGGAACTACAGCCCCGCCCCCGCCTGGCCCCGCCTCCCCAGTCCCACCCCTCAGGcctgagggaggagaggaggaaaccaccaccaccatcatcaccacaacAACTGTCACCACCACTGTCACCAGCCCAG TTCTGTGCAATAACAACATCTCGGAGGGCGAAGGGTTTGTGGAGTCTCCGGACTTGGGGAGCACTGCCAGCCGCTCCGTGGAGCTCCTAGATTGCACCTACAGCATCCATGTCTACCCTGGTTATGGCATTGAGATTCAG GTGCAGACACTCAACCTGTCTCAGGAGGAAGAACTTCTGGTGTTGGCCGGTGGGGGTTCTCCAGGCCTGGCCCCCAGACTCCTGGCCAATTCCTCCATGCTGGGAGAAGGACAAGTGCTGCGGAGCCCAACAAACCGGCTGCTCCTGCATTTCCAGAGTCCTCGAGTCCCAAGGGGCAATGGCTTCAGGATTCACTATCAGG CATACCTTCTGAGCTGCGGCTTCCCACCCCGGCCAGCCCACGGGGATGTGAGCGTGACAGACTTGCATCCTGGGGGCACTGCCACCTTCCACTGTGACTCAGGATACCAGCTACAGGGTGAGGAGACCCTCATTTGCCTCAATGGTACCCGGCCAGCCTGGACTGGTGAACCCCCTAGCTGTACAG CATCTTGtggtggcaccatccacaatgccACACTGGGTCGCATTGTATCCCCTGAGCCTGGGGGAGCTGCAGGGCCCAACCTCACCTGCCGCTGGGTCATTGAAGCGGCCGAGGGACGCCGGCTTCACCTACACTTTGAGAGAGTCTCACTGGATGAGGACAATGACCG GCTGATGGTGCGCTCAGGGGGAAGCCCCCTGTCCCCTGTGATTTACGACTCTGACATGGATGATGTCCCTGAACGCGGTCTCATCAGTGATGCCCAGTCCCTCTACGTAGAACTGCTTTCAGAGACACCAGCCAACCCCCTGCTGCTCAGCCTCCGATTTGAAG CCTTTGAGGAGGACCGCTGCTTCCCCCCGTTCCTGGCTCACGGCAATGTGACCACTACAGATCCTGAGTTCCACCCAGGAGCACTGGCCACCTTCTCATGCCTCCCAGGATATGCTCTGGAGCCACCAGGACCCCCCAATGCTATCGAATGTGTGGATCCCACCGAACCCCACTGGAACGACACAGAGCCAGCCTGCAAGG CCATGTGTGGAGGAGAGCTGTCTGAGCCAGCTGGTGTGGTACTCTCTCCCGACTGGCCCCAGAGTTACAGCCCTGGCCAAGACTGCGTGTGGGGCCTGCACGTCCAGGAAGAGAAGCGCATCTTGCTCCAAGTTGAAAT CTTGAATGTTCGCGAAGGGGATATGCTAACACTGTTCGACGGGGACGGTCCGAGCGCTCGAGTCCTGGCCCAGCTGCGAGGACCTCAGCCGCGCCGCCGCCTCCTCTCCTCTGGACCTGATCTCACTCTGCAGTTTCAGGCACCCCCTGGTCCCCCAAATCCGGGCCTAGGCCAGGGTTTCGTGTTACATTTCAAAG AGGTCCCGAGAAACGATACGTGCCCGGAGCTACCACCACCTGAGTGGGGCTGGAGGACAGCATCCCACGGGGACCTTATCCGGGGTACAGTGCTCACCTATCAATGCGAGCCTGGCTATGAACTACTGGGATCAGACATCCTCACTTGCCAATGGGACCTGTCCTGGAGCGCGGCGCCACCTGCCTGCCAAAAGA TCATGACTTGTGCTGACCCTGGCGAGATCACCAATGGCCATCGGACTGCCTCAGATGCTGGTTTCCCTGTGGGCTCCCACGTCCAGTATCGCTGTCTGCCAGGGTACAGCCTGGAAGGAGCAGCTGTGCTCACCTGCTACAGCCGGGACACAGGCACACCCAAGTGGAGTGATCGGGTCCCCAAATGCGCCT TAAAGTACGAGCCGTGCCTGAACCCCGGTGTTCCTGAGAATGGTTACCAAACTCTGTACAAGCATCACTACCAAGCGGGCGAGTCGCTACGCTTCTTCTGCTACGAGGGCTTTGAGCTCATCGGCGAGGTCACCATCACATGTGTACCCGGTCACCCCTCCCAGTGGACCAGCCAGCCCCCACTCTGCAAAG tgACCCAGACTACAGACCCATCACGGCAGCTGGAGGGTGGTAATCTCGCTTTGGCCATCCTGTTGCCCCTGGGCTTGGTCATTGTCCTTGGCATTGGCGTTTACATATACTACACTAA GCTACAAGGAAAATCCCTCTTTGGCTTCTCGGGTTCTCACTCTTACAGTCCCATTACGGTGGAGTCAGACTTCAGCAACCCACTGTATGAAGCTGGGGtgagtctctcccctccccttggtATGTCCCATCTGTCAGTTTACCCTTAG
- the Sez6l2 gene encoding seizure 6-like protein 2 isoform 2 precursor (isoform 2 precursor is encoded by transcript variant 2) — MGTPKAQHPPPSQLLLLILLSCAWIEGLPLKEDEMMPEPGSETPTVASEDLAELLHGALLRKGPEIGFLPGSDPDPTLATPPAGQTLAAPSLPRATEPGTGPLTTAVTPKGVRGAGPTAPELLTPPPGTTAPPPPGPASPVPPLRPEGGEEETTTTIITTTTVTTTVTSPVLCNNNISEGEGFVESPDLGSTASRSVELLDCTYSIHVYPGYGIEIQVQTLNLSQEEELLVLAGGGSPGLAPRLLANSSMLGEGQVLRSPTNRLLLHFQSPRVPRGNGFRIHYQAYLLSCGFPPRPAHGDVSVTDLHPGGTATFHCDSGYQLQGEETLICLNGTRPAWTGEPPSCTASCGGTIHNATLGRIVSPEPGGAAGPNLTCRWVIEAAEGRRLHLHFERVSLDEDNDRLMVRSGGSPLSPVIYDSDMDDVPERGLISDAQSLYVELLSETPANPLLLSLRFEAFEEDRCFPPFLAHGNVTTTDPEFHPGALATFSCLPGYALEPPGPPNAIECVDPTEPHWNDTEPACKAMCGGELSEPAGVVLSPDWPQSYSPGQDCVWGLHVQEEKRILLQVEILNVREGDMLTLFDGDGPSARVLAQLRGPQPRRRLLSSGPDLTLQFQAPPGPPNPGLGQGFVLHFKEVPRNDTCPELPPPEWGWRTASHGDLIRGTVLTYQCEPGYELLGSDILTCQWDLSWSAAPPACQKIMTCADPGEITNGHRTASDAGFPVGSHVQYRCLPGYSLEGAAVLTCYSRDTGTPKWSDRVPKCALKYEPCLNPGVPENGYQTLYKHHYQAGESLRFFCYEGFELIGEVTITCVPGHPSQWTSQPPLCKVTQTTDPSRQLEGGNLALAILLPLGLVIVLGIGVYIYYTKLQGKSLFGFSGSHSYSPITVESDFSNPLYEAGDTREYEVSI, encoded by the exons ATGGGGACTCCCAAGGCCCAGCACCCGCCGCCTTCCCAGCTGCTGCTCCTAATTCTGCTGAGCTGTGCCTGGATTGAGG GTCTGCCCCTGAAGGAGGATGAGATGATGCCAGAGCCTGGAAGTGAGACTCCCACAGTGGCCTCTGAGGACCTGGCTGAGCTGCTCCATGGGGCTTTGCTGCGGAAGGGCCCAGAGATCGGCTTCTTGCCGG GATCTGACCCAGACCCCACACTAGCCACCCCTCCAGCCGGCCAGACTCTTGCAGCACCTTCCCTGCCACGTGCCACTGAGCCAGGGACAGGGCCTCTGACGACAGCTGTCACCCCCAAGGGAGTCAGGGGGGCAGGCCCCACCGCGCCAGAGCTGCTGACCCCACCCCCTGGAACTACAGCCCCGCCCCCGCCTGGCCCCGCCTCCCCAGTCCCACCCCTCAGGcctgagggaggagaggaggaaaccaccaccaccatcatcaccacaacAACTGTCACCACCACTGTCACCAGCCCAG TTCTGTGCAATAACAACATCTCGGAGGGCGAAGGGTTTGTGGAGTCTCCGGACTTGGGGAGCACTGCCAGCCGCTCCGTGGAGCTCCTAGATTGCACCTACAGCATCCATGTCTACCCTGGTTATGGCATTGAGATTCAG GTGCAGACACTCAACCTGTCTCAGGAGGAAGAACTTCTGGTGTTGGCCGGTGGGGGTTCTCCAGGCCTGGCCCCCAGACTCCTGGCCAATTCCTCCATGCTGGGAGAAGGACAAGTGCTGCGGAGCCCAACAAACCGGCTGCTCCTGCATTTCCAGAGTCCTCGAGTCCCAAGGGGCAATGGCTTCAGGATTCACTATCAGG CATACCTTCTGAGCTGCGGCTTCCCACCCCGGCCAGCCCACGGGGATGTGAGCGTGACAGACTTGCATCCTGGGGGCACTGCCACCTTCCACTGTGACTCAGGATACCAGCTACAGGGTGAGGAGACCCTCATTTGCCTCAATGGTACCCGGCCAGCCTGGACTGGTGAACCCCCTAGCTGTACAG CATCTTGtggtggcaccatccacaatgccACACTGGGTCGCATTGTATCCCCTGAGCCTGGGGGAGCTGCAGGGCCCAACCTCACCTGCCGCTGGGTCATTGAAGCGGCCGAGGGACGCCGGCTTCACCTACACTTTGAGAGAGTCTCACTGGATGAGGACAATGACCG GCTGATGGTGCGCTCAGGGGGAAGCCCCCTGTCCCCTGTGATTTACGACTCTGACATGGATGATGTCCCTGAACGCGGTCTCATCAGTGATGCCCAGTCCCTCTACGTAGAACTGCTTTCAGAGACACCAGCCAACCCCCTGCTGCTCAGCCTCCGATTTGAAG CCTTTGAGGAGGACCGCTGCTTCCCCCCGTTCCTGGCTCACGGCAATGTGACCACTACAGATCCTGAGTTCCACCCAGGAGCACTGGCCACCTTCTCATGCCTCCCAGGATATGCTCTGGAGCCACCAGGACCCCCCAATGCTATCGAATGTGTGGATCCCACCGAACCCCACTGGAACGACACAGAGCCAGCCTGCAAGG CCATGTGTGGAGGAGAGCTGTCTGAGCCAGCTGGTGTGGTACTCTCTCCCGACTGGCCCCAGAGTTACAGCCCTGGCCAAGACTGCGTGTGGGGCCTGCACGTCCAGGAAGAGAAGCGCATCTTGCTCCAAGTTGAAAT CTTGAATGTTCGCGAAGGGGATATGCTAACACTGTTCGACGGGGACGGTCCGAGCGCTCGAGTCCTGGCCCAGCTGCGAGGACCTCAGCCGCGCCGCCGCCTCCTCTCCTCTGGACCTGATCTCACTCTGCAGTTTCAGGCACCCCCTGGTCCCCCAAATCCGGGCCTAGGCCAGGGTTTCGTGTTACATTTCAAAG AGGTCCCGAGAAACGATACGTGCCCGGAGCTACCACCACCTGAGTGGGGCTGGAGGACAGCATCCCACGGGGACCTTATCCGGGGTACAGTGCTCACCTATCAATGCGAGCCTGGCTATGAACTACTGGGATCAGACATCCTCACTTGCCAATGGGACCTGTCCTGGAGCGCGGCGCCACCTGCCTGCCAAAAGA TCATGACTTGTGCTGACCCTGGCGAGATCACCAATGGCCATCGGACTGCCTCAGATGCTGGTTTCCCTGTGGGCTCCCACGTCCAGTATCGCTGTCTGCCAGGGTACAGCCTGGAAGGAGCAGCTGTGCTCACCTGCTACAGCCGGGACACAGGCACACCCAAGTGGAGTGATCGGGTCCCCAAATGCGCCT TAAAGTACGAGCCGTGCCTGAACCCCGGTGTTCCTGAGAATGGTTACCAAACTCTGTACAAGCATCACTACCAAGCGGGCGAGTCGCTACGCTTCTTCTGCTACGAGGGCTTTGAGCTCATCGGCGAGGTCACCATCACATGTGTACCCGGTCACCCCTCCCAGTGGACCAGCCAGCCCCCACTCTGCAAAG tgACCCAGACTACAGACCCATCACGGCAGCTGGAGGGTGGTAATCTCGCTTTGGCCATCCTGTTGCCCCTGGGCTTGGTCATTGTCCTTGGCATTGGCGTTTACATATACTACACTAA GCTACAAGGAAAATCCCTCTTTGGCTTCTCGGGTTCTCACTCTTACAGTCCCATTACGGTGGAGTCAGACTTCAGCAACCCACTGTATGAAGCTGGG
- the Sez6l2 gene encoding seizure 6-like protein 2 isoform 3 precursor (isoform 3 precursor is encoded by transcript variant 3), giving the protein MGTPKAQHPPPSQLLLLILLSCAWIEGLPLKEDEMMPEPGSETPTVASEDLAELLHGALLRKGPEIGFLPAPPPPGPASPVPPLRPEGGEEETTTTIITTTTVTTTVTSPVLCNNNISEGEGFVESPDLGSTASRSVELLDCTYSIHVYPGYGIEIQVQTLNLSQEEELLVLAGGGSPGLAPRLLANSSMLGEGQVLRSPTNRLLLHFQSPRVPRGNGFRIHYQAYLLSCGFPPRPAHGDVSVTDLHPGGTATFHCDSGYQLQGEETLICLNGTRPAWTGEPPSCTASCGGTIHNATLGRIVSPEPGGAAGPNLTCRWVIEAAEGRRLHLHFERVSLDEDNDRLMVRSGGSPLSPVIYDSDMDDVPERGLISDAQSLYVELLSETPANPLLLSLRFEAFEEDRCFPPFLAHGNVTTTDPEFHPGALATFSCLPGYALEPPGPPNAIECVDPTEPHWNDTEPACKAMCGGELSEPAGVVLSPDWPQSYSPGQDCVWGLHVQEEKRILLQVEILNVREGDMLTLFDGDGPSARVLAQLRGPQPRRRLLSSGPDLTLQFQAPPGPPNPGLGQGFVLHFKEVPRNDTCPELPPPEWGWRTASHGDLIRGTVLTYQCEPGYELLGSDILTCQWDLSWSAAPPACQKIMTCADPGEITNGHRTASDAGFPVGSHVQYRCLPGYSLEGAAVLTCYSRDTGTPKWSDRVPKCALKYEPCLNPGVPENGYQTLYKHHYQAGESLRFFCYEGFELIGEVTITCVPGHPSQWTSQPPLCKVAYEELLDNRKLEVTQTTDPSRQLEGGNLALAILLPLGLVIVLGIGVYIYYTKLQGKSLFGFSGSHSYSPITVESDFSNPLYEAGDTREYEVSI; this is encoded by the exons ATGGGGACTCCCAAGGCCCAGCACCCGCCGCCTTCCCAGCTGCTGCTCCTAATTCTGCTGAGCTGTGCCTGGATTGAGG GTCTGCCCCTGAAGGAGGATGAGATGATGCCAGAGCCTGGAAGTGAGACTCCCACAGTGGCCTCTGAGGACCTGGCTGAGCTGCTCCATGGGGCTTTGCTGCGGAAGGGCCCAGAGATCGGCTTCTTGCCGG CCCCGCCCCCGCCTGGCCCCGCCTCCCCAGTCCCACCCCTCAGGcctgagggaggagaggaggaaaccaccaccaccatcatcaccacaacAACTGTCACCACCACTGTCACCAGCCCAG TTCTGTGCAATAACAACATCTCGGAGGGCGAAGGGTTTGTGGAGTCTCCGGACTTGGGGAGCACTGCCAGCCGCTCCGTGGAGCTCCTAGATTGCACCTACAGCATCCATGTCTACCCTGGTTATGGCATTGAGATTCAG GTGCAGACACTCAACCTGTCTCAGGAGGAAGAACTTCTGGTGTTGGCCGGTGGGGGTTCTCCAGGCCTGGCCCCCAGACTCCTGGCCAATTCCTCCATGCTGGGAGAAGGACAAGTGCTGCGGAGCCCAACAAACCGGCTGCTCCTGCATTTCCAGAGTCCTCGAGTCCCAAGGGGCAATGGCTTCAGGATTCACTATCAGG CATACCTTCTGAGCTGCGGCTTCCCACCCCGGCCAGCCCACGGGGATGTGAGCGTGACAGACTTGCATCCTGGGGGCACTGCCACCTTCCACTGTGACTCAGGATACCAGCTACAGGGTGAGGAGACCCTCATTTGCCTCAATGGTACCCGGCCAGCCTGGACTGGTGAACCCCCTAGCTGTACAG CATCTTGtggtggcaccatccacaatgccACACTGGGTCGCATTGTATCCCCTGAGCCTGGGGGAGCTGCAGGGCCCAACCTCACCTGCCGCTGGGTCATTGAAGCGGCCGAGGGACGCCGGCTTCACCTACACTTTGAGAGAGTCTCACTGGATGAGGACAATGACCG GCTGATGGTGCGCTCAGGGGGAAGCCCCCTGTCCCCTGTGATTTACGACTCTGACATGGATGATGTCCCTGAACGCGGTCTCATCAGTGATGCCCAGTCCCTCTACGTAGAACTGCTTTCAGAGACACCAGCCAACCCCCTGCTGCTCAGCCTCCGATTTGAAG CCTTTGAGGAGGACCGCTGCTTCCCCCCGTTCCTGGCTCACGGCAATGTGACCACTACAGATCCTGAGTTCCACCCAGGAGCACTGGCCACCTTCTCATGCCTCCCAGGATATGCTCTGGAGCCACCAGGACCCCCCAATGCTATCGAATGTGTGGATCCCACCGAACCCCACTGGAACGACACAGAGCCAGCCTGCAAGG CCATGTGTGGAGGAGAGCTGTCTGAGCCAGCTGGTGTGGTACTCTCTCCCGACTGGCCCCAGAGTTACAGCCCTGGCCAAGACTGCGTGTGGGGCCTGCACGTCCAGGAAGAGAAGCGCATCTTGCTCCAAGTTGAAAT CTTGAATGTTCGCGAAGGGGATATGCTAACACTGTTCGACGGGGACGGTCCGAGCGCTCGAGTCCTGGCCCAGCTGCGAGGACCTCAGCCGCGCCGCCGCCTCCTCTCCTCTGGACCTGATCTCACTCTGCAGTTTCAGGCACCCCCTGGTCCCCCAAATCCGGGCCTAGGCCAGGGTTTCGTGTTACATTTCAAAG AGGTCCCGAGAAACGATACGTGCCCGGAGCTACCACCACCTGAGTGGGGCTGGAGGACAGCATCCCACGGGGACCTTATCCGGGGTACAGTGCTCACCTATCAATGCGAGCCTGGCTATGAACTACTGGGATCAGACATCCTCACTTGCCAATGGGACCTGTCCTGGAGCGCGGCGCCACCTGCCTGCCAAAAGA TCATGACTTGTGCTGACCCTGGCGAGATCACCAATGGCCATCGGACTGCCTCAGATGCTGGTTTCCCTGTGGGCTCCCACGTCCAGTATCGCTGTCTGCCAGGGTACAGCCTGGAAGGAGCAGCTGTGCTCACCTGCTACAGCCGGGACACAGGCACACCCAAGTGGAGTGATCGGGTCCCCAAATGCGCCT TAAAGTACGAGCCGTGCCTGAACCCCGGTGTTCCTGAGAATGGTTACCAAACTCTGTACAAGCATCACTACCAAGCGGGCGAGTCGCTACGCTTCTTCTGCTACGAGGGCTTTGAGCTCATCGGCGAGGTCACCATCACATGTGTACCCGGTCACCCCTCCCAGTGGACCAGCCAGCCCCCACTCTGCAAAG TGGCCTATGAGGAGCTCCTGGACAACCGAAAACTGGAAG tgACCCAGACTACAGACCCATCACGGCAGCTGGAGGGTGGTAATCTCGCTTTGGCCATCCTGTTGCCCCTGGGCTTGGTCATTGTCCTTGGCATTGGCGTTTACATATACTACACTAA GCTACAAGGAAAATCCCTCTTTGGCTTCTCGGGTTCTCACTCTTACAGTCCCATTACGGTGGAGTCAGACTTCAGCAACCCACTGTATGAAGCTGGG
- the Sez6l2 gene encoding seizure 6-like protein 2 isoform X1, whose translation MGTPKAQHPPPSQLLLLILLSCAWIEGLPLKEDEMMPEPGSETPTVASEDLAELLHGALLRKGPEIGFLPGSDPDPTLATPPAGQTLAAPSLPRATEPGTGPLTTAVTPKGVRGAGPTAPELLTPPPGTTAPPPPGPASPVPPLRPEGGEEETTTTIITTTTVTTTVTSPVLCNNNISEGEGFVESPDLGSTASRSVELLDCTYSIHVYPGYGIEIQVQTLNLSQEEELLVLAGGGSPGLAPRLLANSSMLGEGQVLRSPTNRLLLHFQSPRVPRGNGFRIHYQAYLLSCGFPPRPAHGDVSVTDLHPGGTATFHCDSGYQLQGEETLICLNGTRPAWTGEPPSCTASCGGTIHNATLGRIVSPEPGGAAGPNLTCRWVIEAAEGRRLHLHFERVSLDEDNDRLMVRSGGSPLSPVIYDSDMDDVPERGLISDAQSLYVELLSETPANPLLLSLRFEAFEEDRCFPPFLAHGNVTTTDPEFHPGALATFSCLPGYALEPPGPPNAIECVDPTEPHWNDTEPACKAMCGGELSEPAGVVLSPDWPQSYSPGQDCVWGLHVQEEKRILLQVEILNVREGDMLTLFDGDGPSARVLAQLRGPQPRRRLLSSGPDLTLQFQAPPGPPNPGLGQGFVLHFKEVPRNDTCPELPPPEWGWRTASHGDLIRGTVLTYQCEPGYELLGSDILTCQWDLSWSAAPPACQKIMTCADPGEITNGHRTASDAGFPVGSHVQYRCLPGYSLEGAAVLTCYSRDTGTPKWSDRVPKCALKYEPCLNPGVPENGYQTLYKHHYQAGESLRFFCYEGFELIGEVTITCVPGHPSQWTSQPPLCKVAYEELLDNRKLEVTQTTDPSRQLEGGNLALAILLPLGLVIVLGIGVYIYYTKLQGKSLFGFSGSHSYSPITVESDFSNPLYEAGVSLSPPLGMSHLSVYP comes from the exons ATGGGGACTCCCAAGGCCCAGCACCCGCCGCCTTCCCAGCTGCTGCTCCTAATTCTGCTGAGCTGTGCCTGGATTGAGG GTCTGCCCCTGAAGGAGGATGAGATGATGCCAGAGCCTGGAAGTGAGACTCCCACAGTGGCCTCTGAGGACCTGGCTGAGCTGCTCCATGGGGCTTTGCTGCGGAAGGGCCCAGAGATCGGCTTCTTGCCGG GATCTGACCCAGACCCCACACTAGCCACCCCTCCAGCCGGCCAGACTCTTGCAGCACCTTCCCTGCCACGTGCCACTGAGCCAGGGACAGGGCCTCTGACGACAGCTGTCACCCCCAAGGGAGTCAGGGGGGCAGGCCCCACCGCGCCAGAGCTGCTGACCCCACCCCCTGGAACTACAGCCCCGCCCCCGCCTGGCCCCGCCTCCCCAGTCCCACCCCTCAGGcctgagggaggagaggaggaaaccaccaccaccatcatcaccacaacAACTGTCACCACCACTGTCACCAGCCCAG TTCTGTGCAATAACAACATCTCGGAGGGCGAAGGGTTTGTGGAGTCTCCGGACTTGGGGAGCACTGCCAGCCGCTCCGTGGAGCTCCTAGATTGCACCTACAGCATCCATGTCTACCCTGGTTATGGCATTGAGATTCAG GTGCAGACACTCAACCTGTCTCAGGAGGAAGAACTTCTGGTGTTGGCCGGTGGGGGTTCTCCAGGCCTGGCCCCCAGACTCCTGGCCAATTCCTCCATGCTGGGAGAAGGACAAGTGCTGCGGAGCCCAACAAACCGGCTGCTCCTGCATTTCCAGAGTCCTCGAGTCCCAAGGGGCAATGGCTTCAGGATTCACTATCAGG CATACCTTCTGAGCTGCGGCTTCCCACCCCGGCCAGCCCACGGGGATGTGAGCGTGACAGACTTGCATCCTGGGGGCACTGCCACCTTCCACTGTGACTCAGGATACCAGCTACAGGGTGAGGAGACCCTCATTTGCCTCAATGGTACCCGGCCAGCCTGGACTGGTGAACCCCCTAGCTGTACAG CATCTTGtggtggcaccatccacaatgccACACTGGGTCGCATTGTATCCCCTGAGCCTGGGGGAGCTGCAGGGCCCAACCTCACCTGCCGCTGGGTCATTGAAGCGGCCGAGGGACGCCGGCTTCACCTACACTTTGAGAGAGTCTCACTGGATGAGGACAATGACCG GCTGATGGTGCGCTCAGGGGGAAGCCCCCTGTCCCCTGTGATTTACGACTCTGACATGGATGATGTCCCTGAACGCGGTCTCATCAGTGATGCCCAGTCCCTCTACGTAGAACTGCTTTCAGAGACACCAGCCAACCCCCTGCTGCTCAGCCTCCGATTTGAAG CCTTTGAGGAGGACCGCTGCTTCCCCCCGTTCCTGGCTCACGGCAATGTGACCACTACAGATCCTGAGTTCCACCCAGGAGCACTGGCCACCTTCTCATGCCTCCCAGGATATGCTCTGGAGCCACCAGGACCCCCCAATGCTATCGAATGTGTGGATCCCACCGAACCCCACTGGAACGACACAGAGCCAGCCTGCAAGG CCATGTGTGGAGGAGAGCTGTCTGAGCCAGCTGGTGTGGTACTCTCTCCCGACTGGCCCCAGAGTTACAGCCCTGGCCAAGACTGCGTGTGGGGCCTGCACGTCCAGGAAGAGAAGCGCATCTTGCTCCAAGTTGAAAT CTTGAATGTTCGCGAAGGGGATATGCTAACACTGTTCGACGGGGACGGTCCGAGCGCTCGAGTCCTGGCCCAGCTGCGAGGACCTCAGCCGCGCCGCCGCCTCCTCTCCTCTGGACCTGATCTCACTCTGCAGTTTCAGGCACCCCCTGGTCCCCCAAATCCGGGCCTAGGCCAGGGTTTCGTGTTACATTTCAAAG AGGTCCCGAGAAACGATACGTGCCCGGAGCTACCACCACCTGAGTGGGGCTGGAGGACAGCATCCCACGGGGACCTTATCCGGGGTACAGTGCTCACCTATCAATGCGAGCCTGGCTATGAACTACTGGGATCAGACATCCTCACTTGCCAATGGGACCTGTCCTGGAGCGCGGCGCCACCTGCCTGCCAAAAGA TCATGACTTGTGCTGACCCTGGCGAGATCACCAATGGCCATCGGACTGCCTCAGATGCTGGTTTCCCTGTGGGCTCCCACGTCCAGTATCGCTGTCTGCCAGGGTACAGCCTGGAAGGAGCAGCTGTGCTCACCTGCTACAGCCGGGACACAGGCACACCCAAGTGGAGTGATCGGGTCCCCAAATGCGCCT TAAAGTACGAGCCGTGCCTGAACCCCGGTGTTCCTGAGAATGGTTACCAAACTCTGTACAAGCATCACTACCAAGCGGGCGAGTCGCTACGCTTCTTCTGCTACGAGGGCTTTGAGCTCATCGGCGAGGTCACCATCACATGTGTACCCGGTCACCCCTCCCAGTGGACCAGCCAGCCCCCACTCTGCAAAG TGGCCTATGAGGAGCTCCTGGACAACCGAAAACTGGAAG tgACCCAGACTACAGACCCATCACGGCAGCTGGAGGGTGGTAATCTCGCTTTGGCCATCCTGTTGCCCCTGGGCTTGGTCATTGTCCTTGGCATTGGCGTTTACATATACTACACTAA GCTACAAGGAAAATCCCTCTTTGGCTTCTCGGGTTCTCACTCTTACAGTCCCATTACGGTGGAGTCAGACTTCAGCAACCCACTGTATGAAGCTGGGGtgagtctctcccctccccttggtATGTCCCATCTGTCAGTTTACCCTTAG